A genomic window from Coccinella septempunctata chromosome 9, icCocSept1.1, whole genome shotgun sequence includes:
- the LOC123320809 gene encoding nucleoredoxin-like — protein MDQNKHRWQERLLGKHLMRCASCETDADDTSESLENASVIALYFSFANINSKSDDLTCKLRDLYEKLNGEGENERRRLEVVQVVLWVNNDVFSDFEASHRECLLGLPWFALPFKEIELKARLSRRYRIKSGVPTLVLLDKDGTTISISAQDKLLEDPHGLNFPWRPRPVDQVLKDVGLIPGGMFYKEHQNTKVDVRYEDIPDGIKGFYFSANWCPPCRAFTPQLVDMYKQVRKKEPNFEIIFVSSDRSAESFSTYIEYMPWLAVPFQQSAVRAELAQLYGIRGIPTLLLLDNNGHVITMDARTELAEDPLVQNFPWKPRAVNVLTERFAAKLQDFPAIVLFVDGEETELHFAESILAPAADAYYKKHNINFNALQEDLLLSVENENYLQFLVGMDSETSDIVRDLVGLDDVVPLLVGIDIPNRRFAVMEYGVELTVDSCSDFVDKFQDGNVKFIDINERTSQTNEEN, from the exons ATGGACCAGAACAAGCACAGGTGGCAGGAGAGGCTGCTCGGCAAGCACCTGATGAGGTGCGCCAGCTGCGAAACCGACGCCGACGACACGTCCGAGTCGCTGGAGAACGCGAGCGTGATCGCCCTGTATTTCTCGTTCGCGAACATAAACTCGAAGAGTGACGATCTGACGTGCAAGCTGCGCGACCTGTACGAGAAGCTGAACGGGGAGGGGGAGAACGAGAGAAGGCGGCTGGAGGTGGTGCAGGTGGTGCTTTGGGTCAACAACGACGTGTTCAGCGACTTCGAGGCCAGCCATCGGGAGTGCCTGCTGGGGCTGCCCTGGTTCGCGCTGCCCTTCAAGGAGATAGAGCTCAAG GCTAGGTTATCTAGGAGATACAGAATCAAGTCTGGAGTACCCACATTGGTGCTATTGGATAAGGATGGTACTACGATAAGCATATCCGCCCAAGACAAACTCTTAGAGGATCCACATGGCCTAAACTTCCCATGGAGACCACGACCAGTAGATCAG gttctcaaagatgtcgGGCTCATACCTGGAGGAATGTTTTATAAGGAACACCAAAACACAAAGGTGGACGTCAGATACGAGGATATACCAGATGGAATCAAAGGCTTCTACTTCTCTGCCAACTGG TGTCCCCCTTGTAGAGCCTTCACTCCGCAGCTCGTCGATATGTACAAGCAGGTGCGGAAGAAAGAGCCCAATTTTGAGATAATTTTCGTCAGCAGTGACAG GAGTGCGGAATCTTTCTCAACGTACATAGAGTACATGCCATGGTTGGCAGTTCCTTTTCAACAGTCAGCAGTCAGGGCAGAATTGGCACAGCTCTACGGCATAAGAGGCATCCCCACTCTCCTGCTTCTAGACAACAACGGACATGTGATAACAATGGATGCCAGGACCGAACTGGCTGAAGATCCACTGGTACAG AATTTCCCATGGAAACCCAGAGCCGTTAACGTTTTAACAGAAAGATTCGCTGCCAAACTACAAGATTTTCCTGCCATTGTACTCTTTGTAG ATGGCGAAGAAACCGAACTGCATTTCGCCGAATCCATACTAGCGCCTGCTGCCGACGCCTACTACAAGAAAcacaacataaatttcaacgcCCTACAGGAGGACCTCCTGCTCAGCGTGGAAAACGAGAATTATCTCCAGTTTCTTGTGGGTATGGACAGCGAGACCAGCGATATTGTTAGGGACCTGGTAGGTCTGGACGACGTTGTGCCCCTTCTGGTTGGTATCGACATCCCTAATAGGAGGTTTGCAGTGATGGAGTACGGTGTGGAGTTGACCGTTGATAGTTGTTCGGATTTCGTCGATAAATTTCAAGATGGGAACGTGAAATTCATCGATATTAACGAGAGAACGTCGCAGACGAATGAGGAGAACTGA